A region from the Candidatus Thiothrix putei genome encodes:
- a CDS encoding PGPGW domain-containing protein, translated as MTLGFLLETLFIWLGAISAITFVLSLLLLPWFVARIPCDYFTRPRDPHRWQVLLQPRAIVRNLLGLPVLLAGIAMLVLPGQGLLTIMIGLGIMNFPGKFELEKWIVTRKGVLKALNWIRKKNRHLPISEP; from the coding sequence ATGACCTTGGGGTTTTTATTGGAAACGTTGTTTATCTGGCTCGGTGCAATTTCTGCCATTACGTTTGTATTGTCGCTGCTGCTCTTGCCGTGGTTTGTCGCACGGATTCCCTGCGACTATTTCACCCGCCCGCGTGACCCGCATCGCTGGCAAGTGTTGTTGCAACCTCGCGCTATCGTCCGCAATTTGCTCGGTTTACCCGTGCTATTAGCCGGGATTGCCATGCTGGTGTTACCGGGGCAAGGCTTGCTCACCATTATGATTGGCTTGGGGATTATGAATTTTCCCGGCAAATTTGAGCTGGAAAAATGGATCGTCACCCGCAAAGGCGTGCTCAAAGCGCTTAACTGGATACGCAAAAAAAATCGGCATTTACCTATTTCTGAACCATGA
- a CDS encoding porin, with amino-acid sequence MKKLLVIAVATALIAPAAAMADTTLYGKLHATVGNVETTKGAVESSETVVESHSSRLGVKGSTELDNGLSATYGLEYGIDLDGDNEKNPSGCSDTTAGATKCNAQSRGLSARNTFVGLKGGFGEVRVGRHDTPAKLATAGLDAFADTYADMSNIIGADGHRVDNAVAYITKVGPVGLAAAHSTEIDVVPSADGDRNGGTTANTVMANYSNGPFYAGLGYTAVDDVGTMINIGGSYKTEAGHFVNAVCETSEGDNAVSPAVAGFPGGTKEDTNLYVAGGIKSGAMTFKAGYGKGETDGAGEEEQTTVGVDYSLGKKTSAYLLWNDNTNTGRVATGDESSTTATAVGLVTDF; translated from the coding sequence ATGAAAAAATTACTCGTAATCGCAGTTGCTACTGCACTGATCGCACCTGCTGCGGCAATGGCTGATACCACTCTGTACGGCAAACTGCACGCTACTGTTGGTAATGTTGAAACAACTAAAGGTGCTGTAGAATCTTCTGAAACAGTTGTAGAAAGCCACTCTTCACGTCTGGGTGTTAAAGGTTCTACCGAACTAGACAACGGTCTGAGCGCTACTTATGGCTTGGAATACGGTATTGACCTAGATGGGGATAATGAGAAAAATCCGTCAGGTTGTAGCGATACTACTGCTGGTGCTACGAAATGTAATGCCCAGTCTCGTGGATTAAGTGCCCGTAACACTTTCGTTGGTTTGAAAGGCGGTTTCGGTGAAGTTCGCGTTGGTCGTCACGATACTCCAGCTAAATTGGCTACAGCAGGTCTGGATGCTTTTGCTGATACCTACGCTGATATGTCTAACATTATCGGTGCTGATGGTCATCGTGTAGACAACGCTGTTGCTTACATCACTAAAGTTGGTCCTGTCGGTTTGGCAGCGGCTCATTCTACTGAAATTGATGTGGTACCATCTGCTGACGGTGACCGTAACGGTGGTACAACGGCTAACACTGTAATGGCTAACTACAGCAATGGCCCTTTCTATGCTGGCTTAGGTTATACTGCTGTTGATGATGTTGGTACTATGATTAATATCGGTGGTAGCTACAAAACCGAAGCTGGTCATTTTGTGAATGCGGTTTGTGAAACGTCTGAAGGTGACAACGCTGTTTCACCTGCTGTAGCTGGTTTCCCAGGCGGTACTAAAGAAGATACCAATTTGTATGTTGCTGGTGGTATCAAGAGTGGTGCTATGACGTTCAAAGCTGGCTACGGTAAAGGCGAAACTGACGGTGCTGGTGAAGAAGAGCAAACTACTGTCGGCGTTGACTACAGCTTAGGCAAGAAAACTTCTGCTTACTTGCTGTGGAACGACAACACCAACACTGGTCGTGTTGCGACTGGTGATGAAAGCTCAACTACTGCCACAGCAGTTGGTTTGGTTACTGACTTCTAA
- a CDS encoding glycosyltransferase family 2 protein has protein sequence MTTIISRPDVAVIVLTRNAGRLWPEWIKAIQHQTVQAGRYLVIDSMSDDHTADLAVAAGLAVQCIHPRDFSHGGTRQLAAELCPDAAFLVYLTQDAVLKQVDSLEKLLRHCDDEQVGMTYGRHLPRANADALECHAREFTYPAIVSVRDRESFKTLGYRAAFASDVYAVYRASALRSIGGFPQHIIVSEDSYVAARLLLAGWKTVYAADSTVEHSHHYSLIQIFRRYFDVGVFHAAEQPLMQAVGLPDREAWVYVRSLITYLSKRRKWLLPLAALQTLVKLIGFRLGKRYDKLPRVVCKMISVQRAYWVDDVGGKGVCNTPLPIPTGRGVLHTPSLGALAHQRYEKCAKSLLQNVDKEKLEY, from the coding sequence ATGACAACAATAATTTCGCGCCCTGATGTGGCTGTTATCGTGTTGACGCGCAATGCCGGGCGTTTGTGGCCGGAATGGATCAAGGCTATTCAGCATCAGACGGTGCAGGCAGGGCGTTATTTGGTCATTGATTCCATGTCTGACGATCATACGGCAGACTTGGCAGTGGCTGCGGGTCTAGCGGTGCAGTGTATTCATCCGCGTGATTTCAGCCACGGTGGCACACGCCAATTGGCGGCAGAATTATGCCCGGATGCGGCGTTTCTGGTTTACCTGACGCAAGATGCAGTCCTCAAACAAGTGGATTCGTTGGAAAAGTTGTTGAGGCATTGCGATGATGAGCAGGTGGGAATGACTTACGGGCGGCACTTACCACGTGCAAATGCGGATGCCTTAGAATGCCATGCGCGTGAGTTTACGTATCCTGCAATAGTGTCTGTGCGTGATCGTGAGAGTTTTAAAACGCTGGGGTATCGTGCGGCGTTTGCCTCGGATGTGTATGCGGTGTATCGGGCGAGTGCGTTGCGCAGCATCGGTGGGTTTCCGCAACATATTATCGTTAGTGAAGACAGTTATGTGGCAGCACGTCTGTTGCTGGCTGGGTGGAAAACGGTGTATGCGGCTGATAGTACCGTGGAACATTCACACCATTATTCTTTGATTCAGATTTTCAGGCGCTATTTTGATGTGGGGGTGTTTCATGCCGCCGAGCAGCCGTTGATGCAGGCGGTTGGATTACCTGATCGTGAAGCTTGGGTGTATGTGCGTTCATTGATTACGTATTTGTCTAAACGTCGCAAATGGTTATTGCCACTCGCGGCGCTACAAACCCTAGTGAAACTCATCGGTTTTCGTTTGGGGAAGCGTTACGATAAATTGCCGCGCGTGGTATGCAAGATGATTAGTGTGCAACGCGCCTATTGGGTGGATGATGTTGGAGGGAAGGGCGTATGCAATACGCCCCTACCCATCCCCACTGGTAGGGGCGTATTGCATACGCCCTCTTTAGGTGCATTAGCGCACCAAAGATATGAAAAATGTGCGAAAAGTTTGTTACAGAATGTTGACAAGGAAAAGCTCGAATATTAG
- a CDS encoding type II toxin-antitoxin system Phd/YefM family antitoxin yields MLYLNLHEAKTHLSRYLEQLLQGERIFLCKRNVPIAEIRALSKPLQQKRPIGLAKGEFTVPSQFFDPLPDDLIAAFEGR; encoded by the coding sequence ATGTTATATCTCAATCTCCATGAGGCCAAAACACATCTATCGCGTTATCTTGAGCAACTGCTGCAAGGTGAGCGTATCTTTCTATGTAAACGGAATGTGCCTATTGCAGAGATACGCGCATTATCCAAACCGCTCCAACAAAAACGCCCCATCGGTTTGGCAAAAGGTGAATTCACCGTGCCAAGTCAGTTTTTCGACCCCTTGCCGGATGATTTAATCGCCGCATTTGAGGGACGCTAA
- the rplM gene encoding 50S ribosomal protein L13 gives MKTFSAKPAEVKRDWYVVDAEGKALGRLASEVARRLRGKHKPEYTPHVDTGDYIVIINADKVGITGNKAKDKTYHHHTGYIGNMRAFTFEKMQQRAPGRVIELAVKGMLPKNPLGRAMYRKMKIYAGTEHNHQAQQPQALDF, from the coding sequence ATGAAAACATTCAGTGCAAAGCCAGCTGAGGTAAAACGCGACTGGTACGTCGTCGATGCCGAAGGTAAGGCGCTAGGCCGTTTGGCCTCCGAAGTTGCCCGGCGTTTGCGTGGCAAGCACAAGCCAGAGTACACCCCGCACGTTGATACCGGTGATTACATCGTTATTATCAATGCAGACAAAGTAGGTATTACTGGTAATAAAGCCAAAGACAAAACCTATCACCATCATACCGGCTATATCGGTAACATGCGTGCCTTCACCTTTGAAAAGATGCAACAACGTGCTCCCGGTCGTGTTATCGAGCTGGCTGTTAAAGGCATGTTGCCAAAGAATCCACTGGGTCGCGCCATGTACCGTAAAATGAAAATTTACGCTGGCACAGAACATAACCACCAAGCACAGCAGCCGCAAGCGCTGGACTTTTGA
- a CDS encoding glycosyltransferase family 2 protein yields the protein MDSVRVQILLSTWNGERWLPELLASLERQTFQDWQLLIRDDGSTDQTLRILLKWQAAYPEKLAGLLLDGSHLGSKLSFSRLVEASTAPCLMFCDQDDVWFPEKVELQYTALRRLEAQYGEESPLLVHSDLVVVDQGRVLQTVSFWDYRGFEVNQRKQAYLLNNVVTGCATAFNRAAAQLAFPLPVYAMEHDRWLALVCAWFGQIQPLPHPLLLYRQHEDNEIGAEPATVNGLSERVEAWSQQADVFLHRFGEQLDAEDYKLVEAVAGLRHLRGWKRRQHILHHRLFKQGVLNNVALLLFA from the coding sequence ATGGATAGTGTGCGGGTGCAGATTTTACTGTCCACTTGGAACGGTGAGCGCTGGTTGCCTGAGTTATTGGCTTCGCTGGAAAGGCAGACGTTTCAGGATTGGCAATTGCTGATTCGGGATGATGGCTCGACTGACCAAACCTTACGTATTTTGCTGAAGTGGCAGGCAGCCTACCCGGAAAAGCTGGCAGGTTTGCTGTTGGATGGCAGTCATTTGGGAAGCAAGCTGAGTTTCAGCCGCTTGGTTGAGGCGAGTACCGCGCCATGCTTGATGTTTTGCGATCAGGATGATGTGTGGTTTCCCGAAAAAGTGGAACTGCAATACACGGCACTGCGGCGTTTGGAAGCACAGTATGGTGAGGAATCCCCCTTGTTGGTGCATTCCGATTTGGTGGTGGTGGATCAGGGGCGGGTTTTACAAACGGTGTCATTTTGGGACTATCGTGGTTTTGAGGTGAATCAGCGCAAGCAGGCGTATTTGCTGAATAATGTGGTGACGGGTTGTGCGACGGCATTTAATCGTGCGGCGGCGCAATTGGCTTTTCCGCTGCCGGTGTATGCGATGGAGCATGACCGTTGGTTGGCCTTGGTATGCGCATGGTTTGGGCAGATACAGCCTTTACCACACCCGTTACTGTTGTATCGCCAGCATGAGGATAACGAGATCGGGGCAGAGCCAGCCACTGTGAATGGGTTGAGTGAGCGGGTTGAGGCATGGAGTCAACAGGCAGACGTTTTCTTGCACCGTTTCGGTGAGCAGTTAGATGCTGAGGATTACAAACTGGTGGAGGCTGTTGCCGGGTTACGCCATTTGCGCGGTTGGAAACGGCGGCAACATATTTTACATCACCGGCTATTTAAGCAGGGCGTTTTGAATAATGTGGCGTTACTGCTGTTTGCTTAA
- the rpsI gene encoding 30S ribosomal protein S9, producing MAETQYYGTGRRKSSSARVFMRAGSGAITVNGKALGDFFGRETASMVVRQPLHTVNMAEKFDINVTVAGGGITGQSGAIRLGIARALLQYDETLRGDLKSEGFLTRDARKVERKKVGLHKARRATQFSKR from the coding sequence ATGGCTGAAACACAATATTACGGCACTGGTCGTCGCAAATCTTCTTCTGCTCGCGTCTTCATGCGTGCAGGTAGTGGTGCGATCACCGTTAACGGCAAAGCACTGGGTGACTTCTTCGGGCGTGAAACCGCCAGCATGGTCGTGCGCCAGCCGCTGCACACCGTTAACATGGCTGAGAAATTTGACATCAATGTGACGGTTGCTGGCGGTGGTATCACCGGTCAGTCCGGCGCGATCCGTTTAGGTATTGCCCGTGCGCTGTTGCAATATGACGAAACGCTACGTGGTGATCTGAAGTCTGAAGGCTTCCTGACCCGTGATGCGCGTAAGGTTGAACGTAAGAAAGTCGGTTTGCACAAAGCACGCCGCGCGACACAGTTCTCCAAGCGTTAA
- a CDS encoding DUF3683 domain-containing protein, with amino-acid sequence MTATHPIREIPYNYTSFSDKEIVQRLLGARAWEILQALREKRETGISSHMLLEILGDMWVVQRNPYIHDDLLENRERRQSLFDTLNGRVEKIEERANGNALTLELMQIARSALTQFAEMFRAEYDLREKARKRLQKITRKDNIQFDGLARVSHVTDATDWRVELPFVVLTPDTEEEMAALVGECIELGLTVIPRGGGTGYTGGAVPLDARSAVINTEKLESLSEVQYRNDLPGVDKTVAVVRTGAGVITRRVSDLAGKHGLVFAVDPTSQDASTIGGNIAMNAGGKKAVLWGTSLDNLLSWRMVTPDADWLEVTRLNHNLGKIHDQQTVQFSVQRFLADGKTRKGEPEILTFEGRYFRKEGLGKDVTNKFLGGLPGIQKEGCDGLITSGEFILHRMPDQIRTVCLEFYGTDLHEAVPAIVEVKNYLDGRNDVLLSGLEHLDERYVKAVKYTPKGARGMLPKMVLIADIVSDDEKAVAESAAEVVRLANARNAEGFIAISPEARRQFWADRSRTAAIAAHTNAFKINEDVVIPLHNLARYTEGIETLNIRQSMQNKLRMIDGLLEHLAGDLPELRAVADYEASAERSSIWANKLAHAVDYLQQRKQRWEQILAHFDAPAAAHQDLLDDTAKAAQRPQDRLIDLLLRRDLRISYRKEIIRPLQEMFAGRELEPLMQAMEKIHRKIRTSRLFVALHMHAGDGNVHTNIPVNSNDYGMLHEAERMVDAIMVLARELDGVISGEHGIGITKFQYLDAREINEFAAYKQDVDPQGHFNKGKLLPGSGLQNAYTPSLRLVEREALLLEHNELGALNNDIKDCLRCGKCKPVCNTHIPRANLLYSPRNKILATGLMIEAFLYEEQTRRGVSIRHFDEMNDVADHCTVCHKCFNPCPVNIDFGEVSVRMRSILRERGKKKTSPVTWASMQFLNLKDPTQINIMRTGMIKFGYKAQRFAYSLAKAANVLGTDKRPASTLGKPAIKEQVIQFIKKPLPKGLPAKTTRAMLGLEDDSVIPILRDPVKTADKRGDAVFYFPGCGSERLFSQVGLATLAMLYETGATTVLPPGYLCCGYPQNAGGDLKKGTQISTENRVLFHRVANALSYLDIKTVLVSCGTCMDQLLKYEFDKIFPGCRLLDIHEYLLEKGVKMNGVSGIQYVYHDPCHTPMKQVNPLKVTQELTGSNVVLSERCCGEAGTFAISRPDIASQLRFRKAESLKAGIKELTGADMAQEGKVKILTSCPACQQGLSRYADDTGMETDYIVVEMANYLLGNDWQQGFVGKATHGGIEKVLL; translated from the coding sequence ATGACAGCTACCCACCCGATTCGGGAAATTCCGTACAACTACACTTCATTCTCCGACAAGGAAATCGTGCAACGCTTGTTGGGTGCGCGGGCATGGGAAATCCTGCAAGCCTTGCGTGAAAAGCGCGAAACCGGCATTTCGTCGCACATGTTGCTGGAAATCCTCGGTGATATGTGGGTGGTGCAGCGCAATCCTTACATCCACGATGACCTGCTGGAAAACCGCGAGCGGCGGCAATCGCTGTTCGACACCCTCAATGGGCGCGTCGAAAAGATTGAAGAACGTGCCAACGGCAATGCCCTGACGTTAGAGTTGATGCAGATTGCCCGCAGCGCCTTGACACAATTTGCGGAGATGTTTCGGGCGGAATACGATTTGCGCGAAAAAGCCCGCAAGCGTCTGCAAAAGATTACCCGCAAAGACAATATTCAGTTTGATGGCTTGGCACGGGTGTCACACGTCACCGATGCGACCGACTGGCGGGTGGAATTGCCCTTCGTGGTGCTGACCCCGGACACCGAAGAAGAAATGGCTGCGTTGGTTGGCGAATGCATTGAGCTGGGGTTGACCGTGATTCCGCGTGGGGGTGGCACGGGTTATACCGGCGGCGCAGTGCCATTGGATGCGCGTAGCGCGGTGATTAATACCGAAAAGCTCGAATCCCTCAGTGAAGTGCAATACCGCAACGATTTGCCGGGCGTGGATAAAACCGTGGCAGTCGTGCGCACAGGGGCAGGGGTCATTACCCGCCGCGTGTCGGATTTGGCAGGCAAGCACGGTTTGGTGTTTGCGGTTGACCCGACGTCGCAGGATGCTTCCACCATTGGCGGTAATATCGCCATGAATGCCGGTGGCAAAAAAGCGGTCTTGTGGGGAACCAGCCTCGACAACCTGCTCTCTTGGCGCATGGTCACGCCGGATGCGGATTGGTTGGAAGTCACGCGCCTGAATCACAATCTCGGCAAAATCCACGATCAGCAAACCGTGCAATTTTCGGTGCAACGCTTCCTAGCCGATGGCAAAACCCGCAAGGGTGAGCCGGAAATCCTCACCTTTGAAGGGCGCTATTTCCGCAAAGAAGGGCTGGGCAAGGATGTCACCAATAAATTCCTTGGCGGTTTGCCCGGTATCCAGAAAGAAGGTTGTGACGGATTAATTACCTCCGGCGAATTCATTTTGCATCGGATGCCCGACCAAATTCGTACCGTCTGTCTGGAATTCTACGGCACGGATTTGCACGAAGCTGTCCCCGCGATTGTGGAGGTGAAAAACTACCTCGATGGGCGCAATGACGTGCTGCTGTCCGGCTTGGAGCATCTCGACGAACGTTACGTCAAAGCGGTGAAATACACCCCGAAAGGCGCACGCGGCATGTTGCCAAAAATGGTGCTGATTGCCGACATTGTGAGCGATGACGAAAAGGCTGTTGCCGAGTCCGCTGCCGAAGTGGTGCGTTTGGCGAATGCGCGGAATGCCGAAGGTTTTATCGCGATTAGCCCGGAAGCGCGTCGTCAGTTTTGGGCAGACCGTTCGCGCACGGCGGCGATTGCGGCACACACCAATGCCTTTAAAATCAACGAAGACGTGGTGATTCCGCTGCACAATTTGGCGCGTTACACCGAAGGCATTGAAACCCTCAATATCCGCCAGTCGATGCAAAACAAGCTGCGCATGATCGACGGTTTGCTGGAACATTTGGCGGGTGATTTGCCGGAATTGCGGGCAGTGGCGGACTACGAGGCGAGTGCCGAACGCAGTTCCATCTGGGCAAACAAGCTGGCTCATGCGGTGGATTACCTTCAGCAACGCAAGCAGCGTTGGGAACAGATTCTCGCGCATTTCGATGCACCTGCCGCTGCTCACCAAGACTTGTTGGATGATACTGCGAAAGCCGCGCAACGCCCGCAAGATCGGCTGATTGATTTGCTGTTGCGGCGTGATTTGCGCATTTCTTACCGCAAGGAAATCATTCGACCGTTGCAGGAAATGTTTGCCGGGCGTGAATTAGAGCCGTTGATGCAGGCGATGGAAAAAATCCACCGCAAGATTCGCACCAGCCGCTTGTTCGTGGCGCTGCACATGCACGCGGGCGATGGCAATGTGCATACCAATATTCCGGTGAATTCCAACGATTACGGCATGTTGCACGAAGCCGAGCGCATGGTGGATGCGATTATGGTGTTGGCGCGGGAATTGGATGGGGTGATTTCCGGCGAACACGGCATTGGCATTACCAAATTTCAGTATTTGGATGCGCGTGAAATCAACGAATTTGCCGCGTATAAGCAAGACGTTGACCCGCAAGGGCATTTCAATAAAGGTAAATTGCTGCCGGGGTCAGGTTTGCAGAATGCTTACACGCCGTCGTTACGTTTGGTCGAGCGCGAAGCGTTGCTGTTGGAACACAATGAGTTGGGTGCGCTCAACAACGACATTAAGGATTGTTTGCGCTGCGGTAAGTGCAAGCCGGTGTGCAATACGCATATTCCGCGTGCCAATTTGCTGTATTCGCCGCGCAATAAGATTCTGGCAACGGGTTTGATGATTGAGGCGTTTTTGTACGAAGAGCAGACGCGGCGTGGGGTGTCGATCCGCCATTTCGATGAAATGAACGATGTTGCCGACCATTGCACGGTGTGCCACAAGTGTTTCAACCCTTGCCCGGTGAATATCGACTTCGGCGAAGTCAGCGTGCGGATGCGCAGTATTTTGCGCGAACGTGGCAAGAAAAAGACCAGCCCGGTGACCTGGGCGTCGATGCAATTCCTGAATCTGAAAGACCCGACGCAAATCAATATTATGCGTACCGGGATGATCAAGTTCGGTTACAAAGCGCAGCGTTTCGCGTATTCCTTGGCGAAAGCAGCGAATGTGTTAGGCACTGATAAACGTCCTGCCTCAACTTTGGGCAAACCGGCGATTAAAGAGCAGGTGATTCAGTTCATTAAAAAGCCGTTACCGAAAGGGTTGCCCGCGAAAACCACCCGTGCGATGTTGGGCTTGGAAGACGATAGCGTGATTCCGATCTTGCGTGATCCGGTGAAAACAGCGGATAAACGTGGCGATGCGGTGTTCTATTTCCCCGGTTGCGGTTCGGAACGTTTGTTCAGTCAGGTGGGCTTGGCAACGCTGGCGATGCTGTACGAAACCGGTGCGACCACGGTATTGCCACCGGGGTATTTGTGCTGCGGCTACCCGCAAAACGCGGGCGGTGATTTGAAAAAGGGAACGCAAATTTCTACCGAAAATCGCGTGTTGTTCCACCGCGTGGCGAATGCGTTGAGCTACCTCGACATTAAAACCGTGCTGGTATCGTGCGGGACGTGCATGGATCAGTTGCTCAAATACGAGTTTGACAAGATTTTCCCCGGTTGCCGCTTGCTCGATATTCACGAGTATTTGCTGGAAAAAGGTGTGAAAATGAACGGGGTTAGCGGTATTCAGTACGTGTACCACGACCCTTGCCATACGCCGATGAAGCAGGTTAACCCGTTGAAAGTCACGCAGGAATTAACGGGTTCCAACGTGGTTTTGAGCGAGCGTTGCTGCGGGGAAGCGGGGACGTTTGCGATTAGCCGCCCGGATATTGCCAGCCAGTTACGTTTCCGCAAAGCCGAAAGCCTCAAAGCAGGTATCAAAGAGCTAACGGGTGCGGACATGGCGCAGGAGGGTAAGGTGAAAATTCTCACGTCCTGCCCGGCTTGTCAGCAAGGGTTGTCGCGTTATGCGGATGATACCGGCATGGAAACCGATTACATAGTGGTGGAAATGGCGAATTATTTGCTGGGCAATGATTGGCAGCAAGGTTTTGTCGGCAAGGCTACGCATGGCGGGATAGAGAAGGTGTTGCTGTAG
- a CDS encoding type II toxin-antitoxin system VapC family toxin codes for MRLLLDTCTFLWLISDDDSLSQAARELFQNPQNEVVLSVVSVWEITVKYQLGKLPLPQHPRQYIPQKRIQHQIESLSLHEEAIQHLANLPEIHRDPFDRMLICQAVEEGMVLLTPDPLIQQYPVKVIW; via the coding sequence ATGCGCTTGTTGTTGGATACCTGTACATTTTTGTGGCTTATCTCTGATGATGATAGCTTGAGCCAAGCGGCACGCGAGCTATTTCAAAATCCACAAAACGAAGTTGTTTTAAGTGTTGTGTCAGTGTGGGAAATTACGGTGAAATACCAGTTGGGTAAGTTGCCCTTGCCACAGCATCCGCGTCAGTATATTCCGCAAAAACGCATCCAGCATCAGATAGAGTCACTCAGTCTGCATGAGGAGGCGATTCAACACTTGGCGAATTTGCCCGAAATTCACCGCGACCCGTTTGATCGGATGCTGATTTGTCAGGCAGTTGAGGAGGGCATGGTACTGCTTACTCCTGATCCCTTGATTCAGCAGTATCCGGTTAAAGTGATCTGGTGA